The following proteins are encoded in a genomic region of Nitratireductor sp. GISD-1A_MAKvit:
- the queE gene encoding 7-carboxy-7-deazaguanine synthase QueE encodes MSTLRIAEIFGPTIQGEGALIGMPTVFVRAGGCDYRCRWCDSLHAVDNTYRHDWLPMQSQDVMKRVRELSGGAPVMVSLSGGNPAIQPFERLIDTGRAEGYRFALETQGSIARDWFAKLDMLVLSPKPPSSGETVDWERFDACIAAAGSASTVMKIVIFDEADYRWAKDVAGRYPALPLYLQPGNHTPPPPTPEAEAEDAAIDMEGILERMRWLVDRTVADRWFSPHILPQLHVLLWGNRRGV; translated from the coding sequence ATGAGCACGCTGCGCATTGCCGAGATTTTCGGCCCCACGATCCAGGGCGAAGGCGCGTTGATCGGCATGCCGACCGTGTTTGTGCGCGCCGGCGGCTGCGACTATCGCTGCCGCTGGTGCGACAGCCTGCATGCCGTCGACAATACCTATCGCCACGACTGGCTGCCGATGCAGAGCCAGGACGTGATGAAGCGCGTGAGAGAACTCTCCGGTGGCGCGCCCGTCATGGTCTCGCTGTCCGGCGGCAACCCGGCGATCCAGCCCTTCGAACGGCTGATCGATACCGGTCGCGCCGAGGGCTACCGCTTCGCGCTCGAAACACAGGGGTCGATCGCCCGCGACTGGTTCGCAAAGCTCGACATGCTGGTTCTGAGCCCCAAGCCGCCCTCCTCCGGCGAAACGGTGGACTGGGAGCGTTTCGACGCCTGCATCGCTGCCGCCGGATCTGCATCCACGGTGATGAAGATCGTGATCTTCGACGAGGCCGACTATCGCTGGGCGAAAGATGTGGCAGGCCGCTACCCCGCCCTGCCCCTCTACCTGCAGCCGGGCAACCACACCCCGCCGCCACCAACGCCCGAGGCAGAAGCCGAGGATGCCGCCATCGACATGGAAGGCATTCTGGAACGCATGCGCTGGCTGGTGGACCGCACGGTGGCCGACCGCTGGTTCTCCCCCCACATCCTGCCGCAGCTTCACGTGCTCCTGTGGGGCAACCGGCGCGGCGTCTGA
- the queF gene encoding preQ(1) synthase has translation MTDKTIYDDLTLLGGRTELPASPEEAVLERVPNPQEDVRYAVRFTAPEFTSLCPLTGQPDFAHLVIDYVPAGWLVESKSLKLYLGAFRNHGAFHEDCTVSIGRRLCDLLDPHWLRIGGYWYPRGGMPIDVFYQTGEPPKGVWIADQGVPPYRGRG, from the coding sequence ATGACCGACAAGACCATCTACGACGACCTGACCCTTCTGGGTGGCAGGACGGAACTGCCCGCATCCCCCGAAGAAGCCGTTCTCGAACGCGTGCCCAACCCGCAGGAGGATGTGCGCTACGCCGTGCGCTTCACAGCACCGGAATTCACGTCGCTCTGCCCGCTCACGGGCCAGCCCGACTTCGCCCATCTGGTGATCGACTACGTGCCGGCCGGCTGGCTGGTGGAGAGCAAGTCGCTAAAGCTCTATCTCGGCGCGTTCCGCAATCACGGCGCGTTTCACGAAGACTGCACCGTCTCCATAGGCCGCCGCCTGTGCGACCTTCTGGACCCCCACTGGCTGCGCATCGGCGGCTACTGGTATCCGCGCGGCGGCATGCCCATCGACGTGTTCTACCAGACCGGAGAACCGCCCAAGGGTGTGTGGATCGCCGATCAGGGCGTCCCGCCCTATCGCGGGCGGGGCTGA
- a CDS encoding DUF3883 domain-containing protein, with protein MIVADYFAMLSDDISGQRYSKAEHRRQLLPLLNNRSEGAVEFKHQNISAVLVALGEDWIQGYKPAFNYQTSLEEAVARWLALTPSWLERQPMRGLPDGMRDAAQIWVEPPPTLTNQLPPQELEQTLRTAQKYDIAGRDERNRTLGRAGEECVLAHERTTLKLAGREDLARKIRWVSEEDGDGAGYDIASFTPDGRPRLIEVKTTNGWVRTPFHISRNELAVAEERRSEWSLFRLWGFSREPKAFELFPPLDAHVSLTATSFQASFQ; from the coding sequence TTGATCGTCGCGGATTACTTCGCGATGCTCTCTGACGATATCTCAGGACAACGCTACAGCAAGGCCGAGCATCGGCGGCAGTTGCTGCCGCTTCTGAACAACCGGTCTGAGGGGGCGGTTGAGTTCAAGCATCAGAACATAAGCGCGGTTCTGGTAGCGCTTGGTGAGGACTGGATTCAGGGCTACAAACCAGCGTTCAATTATCAGACTTCGCTCGAGGAAGCGGTGGCGCGGTGGCTGGCGCTCACACCTTCCTGGCTTGAGCGTCAACCCATGCGTGGCCTGCCAGACGGCATGCGCGACGCGGCACAGATCTGGGTGGAGCCACCGCCGACACTGACGAACCAGCTGCCTCCGCAGGAACTGGAACAGACGCTTCGCACCGCTCAAAAATACGACATTGCCGGCAGGGATGAACGCAACCGTACTCTGGGACGCGCTGGCGAGGAATGTGTTCTCGCACACGAGCGGACGACGTTGAAACTCGCCGGGCGGGAAGATCTGGCCCGGAAGATTCGCTGGGTCTCCGAGGAAGATGGTGACGGCGCTGGTTATGACATAGCAAGCTTTACCCCGGACGGCCGTCCACGCCTTATCGAAGTGAAAACGACAAACGGGTGGGTCCGCACACCGTTCCACATCAGTCGCAACGAACTGGCCGTGGCGGAGGAGCGGCGCTCCGAATGGAGCCTGTTCCGGCTCTGGGGCTTCTCACGCGAGCCGAAAGCGTTTGAGCTGTTCCCACCGCTGGATGCGCACGTATCACTTACCGCAACGTCCTTTCAGGCAAGCTTTCAATGA
- a CDS encoding YiiX/YebB-like N1pC/P60 family cysteine hydrolase, translated as MSSVVPVVARPIAKLAGNLRLRNGHLAGRDDIRAVLQRELRPFDVVLLSAPYKGTSLFIPGHFSHAGIWFGDMDDWRGVEIAPRLRSALVDRKGFFHADRDGVRFSDIDEILDADHVTVVRLSTNVRLVDVADKINAMSVRSYDFNFDGTDNSELLCTELVLEFLGMDPVATTGILGRSFVTPDQLFQTLLMNGAYRITIADDIQSRPSARIPKNQRQLDIRTARNS; from the coding sequence TTGTCTTCCGTCGTTCCCGTCGTAGCCAGACCAATCGCCAAGCTCGCTGGGAACCTGCGCCTTCGAAACGGGCATCTTGCCGGCCGCGACGATATCAGGGCGGTTCTTCAACGGGAATTGCGCCCTTTCGACGTCGTACTTCTTTCAGCACCGTACAAGGGGACGTCTCTATTTATTCCCGGCCATTTCAGTCATGCAGGGATCTGGTTTGGAGACATGGACGACTGGCGGGGAGTGGAGATCGCCCCGCGTCTCCGCTCGGCGCTCGTCGACCGGAAGGGTTTCTTTCACGCCGATCGCGACGGGGTTCGATTCAGCGACATTGATGAGATTCTCGATGCTGACCATGTGACCGTTGTAAGATTGTCCACGAATGTTCGGTTGGTGGATGTCGCCGATAAGATAAACGCGATGAGCGTTCGCAGTTACGACTTCAATTTTGATGGCACCGACAACTCCGAACTCCTATGCACTGAGTTGGTGCTGGAGTTCCTTGGAATGGACCCTGTCGCCACAACCGGCATTCTCGGTCGGTCGTTCGTAACCCCGGATCAACTCTTCCAGACACTGCTTATGAACGGGGCGTATCGCATTACAATAGCTGATGACATTCAGAGCAGACCCTCCGCTCGAATCCCTAAGAATCAGCGTCAGCTGGACATCAGAACCGCAAGGAATTCATAG
- a CDS encoding RND family transporter, with protein sequence MRSSEPGWLAAPGLWAAGSPRIAGLLLMGMMLAAVACATQLRFDPDIYRSFSSGNPHLAAYADFLERAGPKPRHIVMLVEADEPMSLDAFEHIRDISLDISLLDGVGAVVSIGTARFPADAAAYAGQPLLPLDMRAEAFPERLSAFEKSKPFSSILLTGDRKAAAVHIAVEDNAAPDTPLALASAISEVLEAAEDTDLRLSITGEDLIGPEIVRALKDDLVLYTVAGGIVALVFAGWLFRDVRLILVCIAPAVIAGLFSLAVFVVLDIPVTVVNNVVPILIFILALADCVHLTIAYARDRQVRDEDTALASVIGSVGPACALTSATTAIAFAAIFIAGDMQIRELSLVGGVGVCAGYAAMIVAFPVLVRMLRPRGRPSGVSASAAIRRLAIRAVSSSRKTAVAGFLMTVTGLVLCWHAEPWFTLQQNLPLGGSAHAAERQVADRFGGFYRFWVEFPRDDRTSANISADRRRAALSEAASGYPVITHSLVMAWSGGEADGTLPFLSLLEPQGGVERMVVLMPEPMHSRDTLQAYDRLERTANDLGASLITGLPTVLRHEASVLVHQMAMSLTIACIVASLLVALAFGRLWIAAVLVMPNMLPLLLAAGIYAGFNGWRIGPSAVLALTVAFGIAIDDSIHFVSRYLQARDRNVPVEAALGQAANRAGWPMTITTVLICAGLSVPLFSSFETVRAFAGIQVAALVVALVSDLVLLPAFIHLRENRQ encoded by the coding sequence GTGCGCTCGTCTGAGCCAGGGTGGCTGGCCGCACCAGGCCTCTGGGCGGCAGGGTCACCGCGCATCGCCGGTCTGCTCCTGATGGGAATGATGCTGGCCGCTGTGGCGTGCGCCACACAGTTGCGTTTCGATCCGGACATTTACCGCAGCTTTTCGTCGGGAAATCCGCACCTGGCAGCCTATGCGGACTTTCTCGAGCGGGCAGGCCCGAAGCCGAGACACATCGTCATGCTCGTCGAAGCCGATGAACCGATGTCCCTCGACGCGTTCGAGCATATCCGGGACATATCTCTCGATATTTCCCTGCTTGACGGCGTCGGCGCGGTCGTTTCCATCGGGACTGCGCGATTCCCGGCGGATGCAGCCGCCTACGCGGGGCAGCCCTTGTTGCCGCTGGACATGCGCGCGGAAGCCTTCCCGGAACGGTTGTCGGCCTTCGAGAAGTCGAAGCCGTTCTCGTCGATCCTGCTGACGGGCGACCGGAAGGCCGCCGCCGTCCACATCGCCGTTGAAGACAATGCAGCCCCGGATACTCCCCTCGCCCTCGCCAGCGCGATTTCAGAAGTTCTGGAGGCCGCGGAGGACACCGATCTCCGCCTGTCTATCACGGGTGAGGACCTCATCGGGCCGGAGATCGTGCGTGCCCTCAAGGACGATCTCGTCCTCTACACGGTAGCGGGCGGCATCGTCGCTCTGGTCTTTGCCGGCTGGCTGTTTCGCGATGTCCGACTGATACTGGTTTGCATCGCGCCGGCGGTTATTGCCGGCCTGTTCAGCCTTGCCGTCTTCGTGGTGCTCGATATTCCCGTCACCGTCGTCAACAATGTCGTTCCCATCCTCATCTTCATCCTCGCGCTGGCGGATTGCGTTCATCTGACGATCGCCTATGCGCGGGATCGGCAAGTTCGCGACGAGGACACCGCGCTCGCAAGCGTCATCGGGAGCGTCGGTCCCGCATGTGCGCTGACCTCGGCAACGACCGCGATCGCCTTTGCCGCGATCTTCATTGCGGGCGATATGCAGATCAGGGAATTGTCGCTCGTCGGCGGCGTCGGGGTCTGCGCCGGCTATGCAGCGATGATCGTCGCATTTCCGGTTCTGGTGCGGATGCTCCGTCCACGAGGCCGGCCATCCGGCGTCAGCGCTTCCGCCGCGATCCGCCGCCTTGCGATCCGTGCCGTGTCGTCCTCGCGAAAAACCGCAGTCGCAGGGTTCCTTATGACAGTCACCGGACTGGTCTTGTGCTGGCACGCCGAGCCATGGTTCACCTTGCAGCAGAACCTGCCGCTCGGCGGCAGCGCGCACGCCGCCGAGCGGCAGGTCGCCGACAGGTTCGGAGGATTCTATCGGTTCTGGGTGGAGTTCCCGCGCGACGACAGAACATCCGCCAACATCAGCGCGGACCGACGACGGGCAGCGCTGTCGGAGGCCGCGTCGGGCTATCCGGTCATCACGCATTCGCTGGTCATGGCGTGGTCCGGTGGCGAGGCGGACGGCACGCTGCCCTTTCTTTCGCTGCTGGAACCGCAGGGCGGCGTCGAACGCATGGTCGTTCTGATGCCGGAACCGATGCACAGCCGGGATACGCTTCAAGCCTATGACCGGTTGGAGCGGACGGCCAACGACCTCGGGGCCAGCCTCATTACCGGCCTCCCAACTGTCTTGCGCCATGAAGCCTCGGTCCTCGTGCATCAGATGGCGATGTCGCTGACGATTGCTTGCATCGTCGCCTCTCTGCTCGTGGCGCTGGCGTTCGGCAGGCTCTGGATCGCGGCAGTTCTCGTCATGCCGAACATGCTGCCGCTGCTTCTCGCAGCCGGGATCTATGCAGGTTTCAACGGATGGAGGATCGGACCGAGCGCCGTTCTGGCCCTGACCGTCGCTTTTGGCATCGCAATTGACGATTCCATTCATTTCGTCAGCCGCTACCTTCAGGCGCGCGATCGCAATGTACCGGTCGAAGCTGCTCTGGGACAGGCCGCAAACAGGGCCGGCTGGCCGATGACGATCACGACCGTTCTGATTTGCGCCGGCTTGTCCGTTCCCCTGTTCAGCAGCTTTGAAACCGTAAGGGCCTTCGCCGGCATCCAGGTCGCGGCGCTGGTGGTGGCACTGGTCTCCGACCTCGTCCTCCTGCCGGCATTCATCCATCTCCGAGAGAACCGACAATGA